From a single Methanobrevibacter oralis genomic region:
- the cysS gene encoding cysteine--tRNA ligase has protein sequence MDIYSTLTRNKEEFKTINKNRVNLFVCGPTVYDDAHIGHGRTYISFDTIKRYLDYKGYAVFYIQNITDIDDKIIKRSKESGIPAADIAKKFEKRYIEDMHKLNVNSVNLFARATDHIDEIIDQIQRLIDKGFAYESEDGVYFEIDKFPEFGKLSNRNIEELESHRNIADVNKKNQNDFALWKKREGVDEPVWNSPWGDGRPGWHIEDTAITEYYFGPQYDVHGGGLDLIFPHHEAEITQMEAVSGKSPMVKFWLHTGFLNVSGEKMSKSLNNFITIRDLLENYEADTFRFFVLSTHYRSPIDFSKDSLHQSEKSLEKIKKFYTQLLDVDGVCESEMEALKISKKEFFESMDDDFNTPKAIASIFELISSSKKEDLSNNDKVAIRKFLDDVSYILGIDFTLKDVESSSCDLFDLILKVRGELRSIKQYDLSDKIRDDLQKLGYEIND, from the coding sequence ATGGATATTTATTCAACTTTAACTCGTAATAAAGAGGAATTTAAAACAATTAATAAAAATAGAGTTAACTTATTTGTTTGTGGTCCTACTGTTTATGATGATGCACATATTGGGCATGGAAGAACTTATATTTCTTTTGATACAATAAAACGATATCTTGACTATAAAGGCTATGCAGTATTTTATATTCAAAATATTACTGATATTGATGATAAAATTATTAAAAGATCAAAAGAAAGTGGAATCCCTGCTGCAGATATAGCTAAAAAGTTTGAAAAACGTTATATTGAAGATATGCATAAATTAAATGTTAATAGTGTTAATTTATTTGCAAGAGCTACTGATCATATTGATGAAATTATTGACCAAATTCAAAGATTAATTGATAAAGGTTTTGCTTATGAAAGTGAAGATGGAGTTTACTTTGAAATTGATAAATTTCCAGAATTTGGAAAATTATCTAATCGCAATATTGAGGAATTAGAATCTCATAGGAATATTGCTGATGTTAATAAAAAGAATCAAAATGATTTTGCATTATGGAAAAAACGTGAAGGGGTAGATGAACCAGTTTGGAATTCTCCATGGGGTGATGGAAGACCTGGTTGGCATATTGAAGATACTGCTATTACTGAATACTATTTTGGTCCACAATATGATGTTCATGGTGGAGGTCTCGACTTAATTTTCCCACATCACGAAGCAGAAATTACTCAAATGGAAGCAGTAAGTGGAAAATCTCCAATGGTTAAATTTTGGTTACATACTGGATTTTTAAATGTTTCTGGAGAAAAAATGTCAAAATCTCTTAATAACTTTATAACCATTCGTGATTTACTTGAAAATTATGAAGCTGACACATTTAGATTTTTTGTTCTTTCAACTCATTATAGAAGTCCAATTGATTTTTCAAAAGATTCACTTCATCAATCTGAAAAAAGTTTAGAAAAAATTAAAAAATTCTACACACAACTTCTTGATGTAGATGGGGTTTGTGAATCTGAAATGGAAGCTTTAAAAATATCTAAAAAGGAATTTTTTGAAAGTATGGATGATGATTTTAATACTCCAAAGGCTATTGCATCTATTTTTGAGTTAATTAGCTCTTCTAAAAAAGAAGATTTATCTAATAATGATAAAGTTGCAATTAGAAAATTTTTAGACGATGTTTCTTATATTTTAGGAATTGATTTTACTTTAAAAGATGTTGAATCTTCTTCTTGTGATTTATTTGATTTAATTTTAAAAGTTAGGGGAGAATTAAGATCTATAAAGCAATATGATTTATCTGATAAAATTAGAGATGACCTACAAAAGTTAGGTTATGAGATAAATGATTAA
- a CDS encoding O-acetylhomoserine aminocarboxypropyltransferase/cysteine synthase family protein, whose translation MEQNKKYGLSTLGVRAGQEPDPFTGTQAVPIYQTSSYVFKDADEAARRFALQEFGSIYSRLTNPTTEVFENRIAAIEGGNSGLGTASGLAAIFYALLNVTSPGDNFISANNLYGGTYQLFNYTFKDLAREVKFVDSQDLKAFEDAIDDKTKAIYVESIGNPKLDVPDFESLAGIAHKNNIPLIVDNTLGVGLVQPLTHGADVIAASATKYVGGHGTAVGGYIVDSGKFNWGNGKFSQFTEPDPSYHGLVFWEAFGDVEGLGNIAFTLRIRARLLRDLGATQAPTHSFIFLQGLESLNVRVLRHSENALKIAKFLESHPKVNWVSYPGLESHPTYENNKKYLKGNYSGIIGFSVKGGEKAGKKVINNLKLFSLLANVGDAKSLAIHPASTTHQQLTLEEQASTGVTPDFIRLSIGLEDVEDLIDDLNEALDLI comes from the coding sequence ATGGAACAAAATAAGAAATACGGATTATCAACATTAGGTGTACGTGCGGGGCAAGAACCAGATCCATTTACAGGAACTCAAGCAGTTCCAATTTATCAAACAAGTTCTTACGTATTTAAAGATGCTGATGAAGCTGCTAGGAGATTTGCTCTACAAGAATTTGGTTCAATTTATTCAAGGCTTACTAATCCCACTACAGAAGTATTTGAAAATAGGATTGCTGCTATTGAAGGAGGAAATTCAGGACTTGGAACTGCAAGTGGTCTTGCGGCAATATTTTATGCATTACTAAATGTTACCAGTCCTGGAGATAATTTCATATCAGCAAATAATCTTTATGGTGGGACATATCAATTATTCAACTATACTTTCAAAGATTTAGCAAGGGAGGTAAAGTTTGTTGATTCACAAGATTTGAAAGCTTTTGAGGATGCAATTGATGATAAAACTAAAGCCATATATGTGGAATCAATTGGAAATCCTAAATTAGATGTTCCTGATTTTGAAAGTTTAGCTGGAATTGCACACAAAAATAACATTCCACTAATCGTAGATAATACATTAGGGGTTGGTTTAGTTCAACCATTAACTCATGGAGCAGATGTAATTGCAGCTTCAGCAACAAAATATGTTGGAGGTCATGGAACTGCAGTTGGTGGGTATATTGTAGATTCAGGTAAATTCAATTGGGGTAATGGTAAATTTTCACAATTCACTGAACCAGACCCAAGTTATCATGGATTAGTATTTTGGGAGGCTTTTGGTGATGTGGAAGGTCTTGGAAACATTGCTTTTACTTTAAGAATAAGGGCAAGACTACTACGTGATTTAGGAGCAACACAAGCACCAACGCATAGCTTTATATTTTTACAAGGTCTTGAAAGTTTAAATGTAAGAGTTTTAAGACATTCTGAAAATGCACTTAAAATTGCAAAATTCTTAGAGTCTCACCCTAAAGTTAATTGGGTAAGTTATCCTGGTTTAGAATCTCATCCGACTTATGAAAATAATAAAAAATACTTAAAAGGAAATTATTCTGGTATTATAGGATTTAGTGTTAAAGGAGGCGAAAAAGCTGGTAAAAAGGTTATTAATAACTTAAAATTATTTTCACTTTTAGCTAATGTAGGTGATGCTAAAAGTTTAGCAATTCATCCAGCAAGCACTACTCATCAACAACTTACACTAGAAGAACAAGCGTCAACTGGAGTAACACCAGATTTTATTAGACTTTCTATAGGTTTAGAAGATGTTGAAGATTTAATTGATGATTTAAATGAAGCTTTAGATTTAATTTAA
- a CDS encoding cysteine desulfurase family protein, with translation MYLDNSATTEISKEVLSAMEPYLKENFGNPSTLYSIGRESKKALELARKQVADSINAKTDEIIFTSGGSESDNLAIKGIAFKLKSKGNHIITTEIEHPAVKETLHFLESLDFNVTYLPVYENGVIKVEDLKEAITPETILITIMHANNEIGTIQPIEEIGKLARENNIIFHSDAVQSFGKIDIDVEKLNVDLLSLSSHKINGPMGVGALYTKKGVRLVPLIHGGGQERGIRSGTENVPGIVGFAKACELANNNLNEKQEKLVAIRDEIIEKVLDKIPESYLNGDKEIRLPNLINFRFRAIEGESLVLLLDSKGYQTSTGSACSSKNLESSPVLTALGLDPVDVHGSLRISLSPNSNEFDIDEFVDAIAGAVETLRKMSPLWNQKLDYNRIVGRK, from the coding sequence TTGTATTTAGATAACTCAGCAACTACTGAAATTAGCAAAGAAGTTTTAAGTGCAATGGAACCTTATTTAAAAGAAAATTTTGGAAATCCATCTACTCTTTATTCAATTGGTCGGGAATCAAAAAAAGCTTTAGAATTAGCTAGAAAACAAGTAGCCGATTCAATTAATGCTAAAACGGATGAAATAATTTTTACTAGTGGTGGATCAGAATCTGATAATTTAGCTATTAAAGGAATAGCTTTTAAATTAAAATCAAAAGGAAATCATATTATTACTACTGAAATTGAACATCCAGCTGTTAAGGAGACTTTACATTTTCTTGAATCCTTAGATTTTAATGTTACTTATTTGCCAGTTTATGAAAATGGTGTTATTAAAGTTGAAGACTTAAAAGAAGCAATTACTCCTGAAACAATTTTAATTACAATTATGCATGCTAATAATGAAATTGGTACAATTCAACCAATTGAGGAGATAGGAAAATTAGCTCGTGAAAACAATATTATTTTCCATAGTGATGCAGTTCAAAGTTTTGGAAAAATTGATATTGATGTTGAAAAATTAAATGTTGACCTTTTATCTTTATCTTCACATAAAATAAATGGACCAATGGGTGTTGGAGCATTATATACTAAAAAAGGTGTTAGATTAGTTCCACTTATTCATGGTGGAGGTCAAGAAAGAGGAATTAGGTCAGGAACTGAAAATGTTCCAGGCATTGTTGGATTTGCTAAGGCTTGTGAGCTAGCTAACAATAATTTAAATGAGAAACAAGAAAAATTAGTGGCTATTCGTGATGAAATTATTGAAAAAGTTTTAGATAAAATTCCTGAATCCTATTTAAATGGAGATAAAGAGATTAGATTACCAAATCTTATTAATTTCAGATTTAGAGCAATTGAAGGGGAATCTTTAGTACTTCTCTTAGATTCAAAAGGTTACCAAACTTCAACTGGATCCGCATGTTCATCTAAAAATTTAGAATCGTCTCCAGTATTGACTGCTTTAGGTTTAGATCCAGTAGACGTACATGGTTCTTTAAGAATTTCACTTTCACCAAATTCCAATGAATTTGATATTGATGAATTTGTAGATGCCATTGCTGGGGCTGTTGAGACTTTAAGAAAAATGTCTCCTTTATGGAATCAAAAATTAGATTATAATAGAATTGTAGGTAGAAAATAA
- the nifU gene encoding Fe-S cluster assembly scaffold protein NifU gives MDYSEKVMDHFANPRNCKKMENPDGVGSVGNPTCGDLMTIYIKVKDDVISDITFQTFGCGAAIATSSMITEMAVGKTLDEALKISRNDVAEEIGGLPPIKMHCSNLAADGLQAAIKDYYDKNQ, from the coding sequence ATGGATTATAGTGAAAAAGTAATGGATCATTTTGCAAACCCTAGAAATTGTAAAAAAATGGAAAATCCTGATGGTGTAGGTAGTGTTGGTAATCCAACATGTGGGGATTTGATGACAATTTATATTAAAGTTAAAGATGATGTAATTTCTGATATTACGTTTCAGACGTTTGGTTGTGGAGCAGCAATTGCAACTAGTAGTATGATTACAGAAATGGCTGTTGGAAAAACACTGGATGAAGCTTTAAAAATATCTAGAAATGATGTTGCTGAAGAGATAGGGGGTCTTCCTCCTATTAAGATGCATTGCTCTAATTTGGCGGCTGATGGTCTTCAAGCAGCAATTAAAGATTACTATGATAAGAATCAATAA
- a CDS encoding desulfoferrodoxin family protein has protein sequence MAKIIKCDTCGSFVLPLVKGDGESCDSHMILMEAQTEGDKAAKHKPVVEIDGDNVTVKIGEIQHPADEDHFIQFVIVEAGSELFIKCFKPGETPEATFTIGSDKINEGIVAYELCNLHGLWSSE, from the coding sequence ATGGCAAAAATTATTAAATGTGATACATGTGGAAGTTTTGTTCTTCCTTTAGTAAAAGGTGATGGGGAATCTTGTGATTCTCACATGATTTTAATGGAAGCTCAAACAGAAGGGGATAAAGCAGCTAAACACAAACCTGTTGTTGAAATTGATGGGGATAATGTTACTGTAAAAATAGGTGAAATACAACATCCTGCTGATGAAGATCATTTCATTCAATTTGTAATTGTAGAGGCTGGTAGTGAATTATTTATTAAATGCTTTAAGCCGGGTGAAACACCGGAAGCTACTTTCACTATTGGTTCTGATAAAATCAATGAAGGCATTGTTGCATATGAATTATGTAACCTTCATGGTCTTTGGTCTAGCGAATAA
- a CDS encoding DHH family phosphoesterase, producing the protein MKEKCPKCKGLGSIVVDYKECNACGGTGYEDSFDVGNHFKGVNNNARAKFDLGSEQDIPCEVCNGKGQVEVYEDCPHCNGSGEINICRDCGKHIDNKHDLCLDCKKKRDEDKMKRDARIAKENETKDVFILDPICEMRDMDKDKLYKGKITRVEKYGAFVTLNNNVWGLMRGDVSDYKVGDEVIVFITSIKPRERKIDFAPTYVKNYQIKKLTKNISRTLIGDLENNMGKLVRIDGEVMQIQQTSGPTIFTINDESGVTWVAAFDKAGERAFPDINVGDAIEVLGDVNEHGGKTQIESQSILKLTEESSIRLHKAIDVALNERAEPEDVEFLVKSDVLNRLKPKMREAACKIRRAILDGRTILLRHHNDADGICSGVAMEKAIIPLIEMTNPSNDAQYYYFKRSPSKAPFYELEDVVKDLSFALEDQERHGQKLPLIVLLDNGSTEEDITALMQAKIYDIEVVVIDHHYPGELITKDERNGEIYSATVAVDEYVDTHVNPYLVGGDSQLTAGALACEVAHIINPSVKELIKHLPAVAALGDRAECGEVYQYLQLAKDKGFNKEDLAKIAECVDFEAYFLRFMNGRGIMDTILAVDNLDKHEKMVNALYNEYLKRVDTQLKAALPNIKQTQFENGIYFNMIDVEKFAHKFTFPAPGKTCGFVHDDVIKKLGEDKAIVTLGHGPDFGVFRATDSVNEQYGFNVNDIVSILAERIPSAGIDGGGHECAGSIKYIEGLGEEVLSEIVREIKEMTKI; encoded by the coding sequence ATGAAAGAAAAATGTCCAAAATGTAAAGGTTTAGGTTCTATTGTTGTGGACTACAAAGAATGCAATGCTTGCGGCGGAACTGGTTATGAGGATTCTTTTGATGTAGGAAATCATTTTAAAGGTGTTAATAATAATGCAAGAGCTAAATTTGATTTAGGCTCTGAGCAAGATATTCCATGTGAAGTATGTAATGGAAAGGGTCAAGTTGAAGTTTATGAGGATTGTCCACATTGTAATGGGAGTGGAGAGATAAATATTTGTCGTGATTGTGGAAAGCATATTGATAATAAACATGATTTATGTCTTGATTGTAAGAAAAAAAGGGATGAAGATAAAATGAAACGAGATGCAAGGATAGCTAAAGAAAATGAGACAAAAGATGTATTTATATTAGATCCTATTTGTGAAATGAGGGATATGGATAAAGATAAATTATATAAAGGTAAAATTACAAGAGTTGAAAAATATGGTGCTTTTGTTACTTTAAATAATAATGTTTGGGGTCTTATGAGGGGAGATGTCTCTGATTATAAAGTTGGAGATGAAGTTATCGTATTTATTACATCTATTAAACCAAGGGAAAGAAAAATAGACTTTGCACCTACTTATGTTAAAAATTATCAAATTAAAAAATTAACCAAAAATATTTCCAGAACTTTAATTGGTGATTTAGAGAATAATATGGGTAAATTAGTCCGTATTGATGGTGAAGTTATGCAAATCCAACAAACCTCCGGACCAACTATTTTTACAATTAATGATGAAAGTGGAGTTACTTGGGTTGCTGCATTTGATAAAGCGGGAGAACGAGCTTTTCCTGATATTAATGTTGGGGATGCAATTGAAGTTTTAGGTGATGTTAACGAGCATGGTGGAAAAACACAAATTGAGTCACAGTCAATACTAAAACTTACTGAAGAAAGTTCTATAAGATTACATAAAGCAATTGATGTTGCATTAAATGAAAGAGCTGAACCTGAAGATGTAGAATTTTTAGTTAAAAGTGATGTTTTAAACAGACTTAAACCTAAGATGAGAGAAGCTGCTTGCAAAATTAGAAGAGCTATTCTTGATGGAAGAACAATTTTACTTAGACATCATAATGATGCTGATGGTATTTGTTCTGGAGTTGCTATGGAAAAAGCTATAATTCCATTAATTGAAATGACAAATCCAAGTAATGATGCTCAATATTATTACTTTAAAAGGTCTCCAAGTAAAGCTCCTTTTTATGAACTAGAAGATGTTGTTAAAGATTTATCTTTTGCTCTTGAAGATCAAGAAAGGCATGGTCAGAAATTACCATTAATCGTACTTTTAGATAATGGATCTACTGAAGAAGATATTACAGCTTTAATGCAAGCTAAAATTTATGATATTGAAGTTGTTGTAATTGATCACCATTATCCTGGAGAATTAATTACAAAAGATGAAAGAAATGGTGAAATTTATTCAGCAACAGTAGCAGTAGATGAGTATGTTGATACTCATGTGAATCCATATCTGGTTGGTGGAGACTCTCAACTAACTGCAGGAGCGTTGGCATGTGAAGTTGCACATATTATAAATCCGTCTGTTAAAGAATTAATAAAACATCTTCCAGCGGTTGCAGCATTAGGGGATCGTGCTGAATGTGGTGAGGTATATCAATACTTGCAATTAGCTAAAGATAAAGGATTTAATAAAGAAGATTTAGCTAAAATAGCTGAATGTGTTGATTTTGAAGCTTATTTCTTGAGGTTCATGAATGGAAGAGGAATAATGGATACAATTTTAGCTGTTGATAATTTAGATAAGCATGAAAAAATGGTTAATGCATTATATAATGAATATCTTAAACGAGTTGATACTCAACTTAAAGCGGCTCTTCCAAATATTAAACAAACACAATTTGAAAATGGAATTTATTTTAATATGATTGATGTTGAGAAATTTGCACATAAATTTACATTCCCAGCTCCAGGTAAAACTTGTGGTTTTGTTCATGATGATGTAATTAAGAAGTTAGGTGAAGATAAAGCTATTGTAACATTAGGTCATGGTCCAGATTTTGGTGTATTTAGGGCCACTGATTCAGTAAATGAACAATATGGGTTTAATGTTAATGATATTGTTTCTATTTTGGCTGAAAGGATTCCTTCTGCAGGTATTGATGGAGGAGGTCATGAATGTGCAGGTTCTATTAAATATATTGAAGGACTTGGAGAGGAAGTGTTATCTGAAATTGTTCGTGAAATAAAAGAGATGACTAAAATTTAG
- a CDS encoding zinc-ribbon domain-containing protein — protein sequence MVLENFCKNCGKRILPNQPYCPNCGNRTSYNDMDSEYILTIPIHNIGFFNFDIDFSPYINNIRRNFKYEICGCGFLNEKSNDFCPMCGTKRVNNRFYNLFKPKRDKNYLDNVLCDCGTINSKENSFCENCGNQLKKDEIHTFNNNYSNFNIEFDESVFCFCGQENEKNALFCTKCGRPIKSCGKNDDLNILCACSTLNEITSDYCIGCGADLKKENVKISCVCGTLNDINDSFCISCNRPLNPQRLIKSRVICSCGQILDFKDDYCISCGKNIKRAIEKRNILFNTVNNIKGLFR from the coding sequence ATGGTTTTAGAAAACTTTTGTAAGAACTGTGGTAAAAGAATACTTCCAAATCAACCATACTGTCCTAACTGTGGTAATCGGACTTCTTATAATGATATGGATAGTGAGTATATTTTAACAATTCCAATTCATAATATTGGTTTTTTTAATTTTGACATTGATTTTTCACCATATATTAATAACATTAGAAGAAATTTTAAATATGAAATATGTGGATGTGGTTTTTTAAATGAAAAATCAAATGATTTTTGTCCAATGTGTGGGACTAAAAGAGTAAATAATAGATTTTATAATCTTTTCAAACCAAAAAGAGATAAAAATTATTTAGACAATGTTTTATGTGATTGTGGAACAATTAATTCAAAAGAAAATTCTTTTTGTGAAAATTGTGGTAATCAATTAAAAAAGGATGAAATTCATACTTTTAATAATAATTATAGTAATTTCAATATAGAATTTGATGAGAGTGTTTTTTGTTTTTGCGGACAAGAAAATGAAAAAAATGCATTGTTTTGTACAAAATGTGGTCGTCCAATTAAAAGTTGTGGTAAAAATGATGATCTGAATATATTATGTGCTTGTTCTACTTTAAATGAAATAACTTCCGATTATTGTATTGGTTGTGGTGCTGATTTAAAAAAGGAAAATGTTAAAATTAGTTGTGTTTGTGGCACATTAAATGATATTAATGATAGTTTTTGTATATCATGTAATAGGCCATTAAATCCTCAGAGACTTATTAAATCAAGAGTTATTTGTAGTTGTGGTCAAATTCTTGATTTTAAAGATGATTATTGCATTTCTTGTGGTAAAAATATAAAACG